The Terriglobales bacterium genomic sequence GACGAAAAGTGCGTCTTCGTCGAGATCGGCGACAACGGCGCCGGCATCCCCCCGCAAAACCTCTCGCGCATCTTCGAACCGTTTTTCACCACGAAAGCAGTCGGCGAAGGCACCGGCCTCGGCCTCGACACCGTCCAGCGCATCGTCCGCAAACACCGCGGCGGCGTCAGCGTGACGTCGAAGCCCGGAGACACCAGGTTCACCGTGAGCCTGCCGGTGGCGGGCGCTCAATAGGGCCGTGCGGCGCAGACGCCCTCGTCGGCCGGGTGCCCCATCCTTTCCTCCGCGCTTTCTGCCGGGTGCCCCATCCTTTCCTCCGCGCCTTTTGCGGAGCAAAGGTGGGAGCTGGCCACCACTAAATTCCTGTCAAGCCCCACTCGCACTTAAATTTCGCGCAACCCTCTCTAGACACTCACACTAAATTCTTTCCGCGCCTTCCCATTTTCCCCATCGAAACTGTTAAGCTGGAAGCAAGGCGTGCTGTGTCTCACCGGCGCAGCGCGCCTCAGTTTCTCCGGCCACCGCTCTTTGACAATCAAACGAGGTCAAACCTTGCGCTAAGTCCTTGTGTCGCCCGTATTTGCCTCTAACTCCTTTAGATCGCCTGTATCAGCGGGAATTTCTCGCTACAGTGATGATTCTTAAACACCCCAGGGGGTGGGGGGATACCCACGGCCGCCGAAAAACAAGTTGCCTTGTCCTCCCGCATCTGGGAGAACAAGGCGTTCGATGGTGCCCCAGGTTCGCGCCGCGCTTTTCGGCGCTAACGTGGGAATCGGTGGAAGCACCGGGCCCGGTAGGCCAGGGCTTCAGCCCTGGACGCGAGTGGAACGAGCGCCCGGTGGACCACCGCGGCATAATGGCCGCGGGGCTTCAGCCCCGGCGTCGGGATCAGAAGCCGCGCCGAATGTCAGGTCATGGTCATCGGATCCAATGGCCCGATGCCCCGATGGCCCGATATTCAATCAAGACCATGGACTCCGTCCGGCTCGACAAGTGGCTCTGGGCCGCGCGCTTCTTCAAGACGCGGGCGCTGGCGGCGCGCGCCTGCGCACTGGGGCGCGTCCTGGCGAATGGCCAGCCGGCCAAGCCCGCGCGCGAGGTCCGCGCTGGCGACATGCTGCGCGTCACCAGCGACAGCGGAGAGTTCGAAGTCGAGGTGCTGCTGCTGAGCGCGGTGCGCGGCCCCGCTTCCCTCGCGCAGACGCTCTACCGCGAGACCGAAGCCAGCCGCCAGCTGCGCGCCAAGCTCGCCGCCGAGCGCAAGGCGATGCAGCAGTTTGAGCAGTTGCCCGCCGGCCGCCCGTCGAAGCGCGACCGCCGCAGGATGATTCAGTTTCGCGGCAGGGGCTGAAGGCGCGCCGCTGCTGCTTTTTCCGCCTTAGGCGATTCTCTTTTCGACGGCTACGCCGTCACGTAGCGGCCCGCGTCAATCACCTTCGACGCGATCTCCTGGCGCAGGCCGATGACGTTGGCCGGCTCGTGCTTGCCGAGGCGGCGCAGAATCGCGAGCTGTGTGCGCAGCACGTCGCCTTCGGCGACGGCGGCGATGACGCGCTTGGAGGCTGCCTCAATCTTCGCCATCGCGCCGTCGAGATAGACCTGCGTCATCTTCGCGGCGTGCGCGGCCGCCGCCTCGCCCTGGCGCGCCATGAGTTTCTGCGCGCGCAGCACGCACGACTCCATCGCGTACGCCTCGATGAGCACGTCGGCCAGCGCCGCCAGGATCTCCTGCTGGTCGGCGAGCGCGGTCATGTACTTCTGCGAGGCGGCGCCGGCGGCGAACAGTCCGATCTTCTTCGCGGCCGCGACCATCTTGCGCGCGGCGGCGAGCGGCGCGCCGTCGTCTTCGCTCAGCGACGGGCCGGCCATCACTTCGTCCATGATGCGTTTGATGGCTGCCATGAGCGGGAGCTGCCCGGTCATGGCGCGCTTGAGCAGAAAGCCGGTGGTGATGAGCCGGTTGATTTCGTTCGTGCCCTCGAAGATGCGGTTCACGCGCGAATCGCGATAAGCGCGCTCGGCCGGATACTCTTCGACGAAGCCGTAGCCGCCGTAGATTTGCACGACCTCGTCGACCACGCGGTCGAGGAACTCCGAGCCCCAGACCTTGATCATGGAGCACTCGACGGCGTACTCCTCGATGGCCTTGCAAACCTGCCTGGCGGCTTCGGGGCTGGACTTGTCGACTTCGGCGAGCGCCGCGTCCATCATGCCGACGGTGCGATACACCATGGCTTCGCCGGCCCACACGCCGACCGCCATCTCGGCAATTTTTTCGCGGATGAGGCCGAAGTCTGCGATGGTCTTGCCGAAGGCCTTGCGCTGTTTGGCATAGGCAATGGCATTCGCCAGCGAGTTGCGCGCGCCGCCCACGCACGCCGCGCCCAGCTTGAAGCGGCCCACGTTGAGGATGTTGAAGGCGATCACGTGTCCTTTGCCGATTTCGCCCAGGACATTTTCCGCCGGGACCTTACAGTCGTTCAGGATCAATGGACATGTGGACG encodes the following:
- a CDS encoding acyl-CoA dehydrogenase family protein, giving the protein MATATAVPKTKLAGGSFLIEDHKPDDVFTPEDFNEQHQLIAQTAEEFATNEILPVVEKIERKEFAVTRELLKKASDLGLTSVDVPEAYGGADMDKVSSCIIADRIAKSGSFSVSFGGHVGIGTLPIVYFGTEEQKKKYLPRLASGEMIGAYALSESSSGSDALNCRARAELSADGKHYVLNGEKMWITNASFADLFTVFAKVDGEKFTAFLVEKSFPGFAVGAEEHKMGIRGSSTCPLILNDCKVPAENVLGEIGKGHVIAFNILNVGRFKLGAACVGGARNSLANAIAYAKQRKAFGKTIADFGLIREKIAEMAVGVWAGEAMVYRTVGMMDAALAEVDKSSPEAARQVCKAIEEYAVECSMIKVWGSEFLDRVVDEVVQIYGGYGFVEEYPAERAYRDSRVNRIFEGTNEINRLITTGFLLKRAMTGQLPLMAAIKRIMDEVMAGPSLSEDDGAPLAAARKMVAAAKKIGLFAAGAASQKYMTALADQQEILAALADVLIEAYAMESCVLRAQKLMARQGEAAAAHAAKMTQVYLDGAMAKIEAASKRVIAAVAEGDVLRTQLAILRRLGKHEPANVIGLRQEIASKVIDAGRYVTA
- a CDS encoding RNA-binding S4 domain-containing protein — its product is MARYSIKTMDSVRLDKWLWAARFFKTRALAARACALGRVLANGQPAKPAREVRAGDMLRVTSDSGEFEVEVLLLSAVRGPASLAQTLYRETEASRQLRAKLAAERKAMQQFEQLPAGRPSKRDRRRMIQFRGRG